The Candidatus Nitrosymbiomonas proteolyticus genome has a segment encoding these proteins:
- a CDS encoding type II toxin-antitoxin system HicB family antitoxin yields the protein MDSELTIVFEPAEEGGFTAFIPEVPGAISEGETLEEARAMVLDALHEITLYRRESALKAKSPRSVIERVAPAF from the coding sequence GTGGACAGCGAACTTACGATCGTGTTTGAACCTGCGGAGGAAGGCGGATTCACCGCTTTTATTCCGGAGGTGCCCGGAGCTATCTCCGAGGGCGAGACCCTCGAAGAGGCTCGCGCGATGGTGCTCGACGCTCTCCATGAGATCACTCTCTATCGCCGCGAGTCGGCGCTCAAAGCCAAGTCGCCCCGCTCGGTCATCGAGAGGGTCGCCCCCGCCTTCTAG
- a CDS encoding succinate dehydrogenase flavoprotein subunit, translated as MATMKLAEAGVQVQLFSLVPVKRSHSVCAQGGINGAVNLRGEGDSPQLHFEDTITGGDFLNHQPPVMRMCERAPAIIYLLDRMGVPFNRTSEGLLSFRRFGGTLKHRTAYAGATTGQQLLYALDEQVRRHEVDGRVHKFEGWDFLGLVKRADGSCSGIVAQDLRTMRIESFPADAVVICTGGNGLLFGRSTNSIINTGSPVSICYQEGAIYGNPEMVQIHPTAIPGEDKCRLISESVRGEGGRLWTPKDPNDLRPPASLPESDRWYFCEELDPVYGNLLSRDIVSFAIYCVCRMGKGVAAKEQVYLDITHLHKKLGMSRELINDKLEGVLEIYEKFMREDPIDTPMRIYPAVHYTMGGLWVDYERGHDGAIDLQSPRNQMTSIPGLFAAGECEYQYHGANRLGANALLSCLYGGEIASQGVQAYLSSLENGWESLDSKALDDARMRRQEEFDFALRSNGSENPYALHAELADVLWNKCGIWRMQRDLETATVELDDLAARAKQCAQLDDSDWVNQSAPFTRALGHMIEMAKAIVGGALVRNESRGAHFKMDCPQRDDEGWLLTTKARYAPSGPEFDLSERIDCSYIAPRARKYRINQNKIVQVIMGPEALAGVGAAPPADSE; from the coding sequence ATGGCCACCATGAAGCTTGCCGAAGCAGGGGTTCAAGTTCAACTTTTCAGCCTTGTTCCCGTCAAGCGAAGCCACAGCGTCTGCGCCCAAGGGGGGATCAACGGGGCCGTGAACCTTCGCGGCGAGGGCGACTCCCCTCAACTGCACTTTGAAGACACCATTACAGGGGGCGACTTCCTCAACCACCAACCTCCGGTGATGAGAATGTGCGAGCGGGCTCCCGCGATCATCTACCTCCTCGACAGGATGGGAGTGCCGTTCAACCGCACGTCCGAGGGGCTCTTGAGCTTTCGCAGGTTTGGCGGGACCCTCAAGCACCGCACCGCCTATGCGGGCGCGACCACCGGCCAGCAACTCCTCTACGCCCTCGATGAGCAGGTTCGGCGGCACGAGGTCGATGGCCGGGTTCATAAGTTCGAAGGTTGGGACTTTCTAGGGCTGGTGAAGCGCGCAGACGGTTCTTGCAGCGGCATCGTGGCTCAGGACCTGCGCACGATGCGGATCGAGAGCTTCCCTGCAGACGCAGTCGTGATTTGCACCGGAGGCAACGGGCTGCTCTTTGGGAGATCGACCAACTCGATCATCAACACGGGCTCGCCAGTGAGCATTTGCTACCAGGAAGGCGCGATCTACGGGAACCCGGAGATGGTGCAGATTCACCCGACCGCGATCCCTGGCGAGGACAAATGCCGGCTGATCAGCGAGTCGGTTCGGGGCGAGGGGGGCCGCCTCTGGACCCCGAAGGACCCCAACGACTTGCGCCCCCCGGCTTCCCTACCTGAGTCGGACAGGTGGTACTTTTGCGAAGAACTCGACCCGGTCTATGGCAACCTATTGAGCCGCGACATCGTGAGCTTTGCGATCTACTGCGTGTGCAGGATGGGAAAGGGCGTGGCGGCCAAGGAGCAGGTCTACCTCGACATCACGCACCTCCACAAGAAGCTCGGGATGTCCCGCGAACTCATCAACGATAAGCTCGAAGGCGTTTTGGAGATCTATGAGAAGTTCATGCGTGAGGACCCGATCGATACTCCGATGCGCATCTACCCCGCCGTACACTACACCATGGGAGGACTCTGGGTGGACTATGAGCGCGGGCACGACGGAGCTATCGACCTGCAATCTCCGCGCAACCAGATGACGAGCATCCCTGGGCTTTTTGCGGCTGGAGAGTGTGAATATCAGTATCACGGCGCCAACCGTTTGGGCGCGAACGCGCTTCTTTCGTGCCTTTATGGGGGCGAGATCGCTTCGCAAGGCGTCCAGGCTTACCTGTCGTCGCTGGAAAACGGGTGGGAGTCCTTGGATTCGAAGGCGCTCGACGACGCACGGATGCGAAGGCAGGAGGAGTTTGACTTCGCGCTTCGTTCGAACGGCTCGGAGAACCCCTATGCCCTCCATGCCGAACTCGCCGACGTGCTTTGGAACAAGTGCGGCATCTGGAGGATGCAGCGCGACCTCGAAACGGCAACGGTCGAACTCGACGACCTAGCCGCTCGCGCCAAGCAGTGTGCCCAGCTCGACGACTCGGACTGGGTCAACCAATCGGCCCCGTTCACTCGGGCGCTGGGGCACATGATCGAGATGGCGAAGGCGATCGTGGGCGGCGCCTTGGTCCGCAACGAATCTCGGGGCGCCCACTTCAAAATGGACTGCCCGCAGCGCGACGACGAGGGATGGTTGCTGACGACGAAGGCCCGCTACGCTCCGTCGGGGCCCGAGTTCGACCTCTCGGAGCGAATCGACTGCTCCTACATCGCGCCGCGCGCCCGGAAGTACCGCATCAACCAGAACAAGATCGTTCAGGTGATTATGGGACCCGAAGCGCTCGCCGGAGTGGGCGCCGCCCCCCCGGCCGATTCTGAATAG
- a CDS encoding glycolate oxidase, which translates to MKDLSDLTARCIRCGFCLESCPTFILTGEETESPRGRIYLVRSLNEGVLQDPEAIREPIDHCLGCLACETACPSGVEYRSIIEQARALVSPQEPVRRFLDGLTSPPRLRRQVALAKLWPGKKVPEFAMRGISKEKPEAEKPRAQVPATWPALSEEMLPPVRGEVYLLEGCAMRVMFSRVHEATRRLLRRLGYRVRESEAGCCGSLYGHQGFLDEAQSCLAQTFSAMPDDLPIVVNSAGCGNFLKDHEAAFSDAKRVVDLSEFLASEGLAAALAGSPGFDEVVTYHDACHLAHGQRIRSQPRDLLSAIPNVKYVELAEADMCCGSAGIYNLTEPSTARELLERKWQNVERTGARWVVLANPGCHAWIDQVTREHGGHVRVLHIAEALEASFSGLAGLGG; encoded by the coding sequence GTGAAGGACCTCTCCGACCTGACCGCCCGTTGCATCCGATGCGGCTTTTGCCTCGAAAGCTGCCCCACGTTCATCCTGACCGGCGAAGAAACGGAATCGCCGCGAGGCAGGATCTATCTGGTTCGCAGCCTCAACGAGGGCGTGCTTCAAGACCCCGAAGCGATTCGAGAACCCATCGACCATTGCTTGGGGTGCTTGGCCTGCGAGACGGCGTGCCCAAGCGGCGTCGAGTACCGCAGCATCATCGAGCAAGCGCGCGCACTGGTGAGTCCGCAAGAACCCGTTAGGAGGTTCCTCGACGGGCTCACGTCTCCTCCGCGGCTCCGAAGGCAGGTAGCGCTTGCGAAGCTCTGGCCGGGGAAGAAGGTTCCCGAGTTCGCCATGCGGGGGATTTCTAAGGAAAAGCCCGAAGCCGAAAAGCCTCGGGCCCAAGTTCCGGCGACGTGGCCGGCTCTTTCGGAGGAGATGCTCCCGCCTGTTAGAGGGGAAGTCTACCTGCTGGAAGGCTGCGCGATGAGGGTGATGTTTTCGCGGGTTCATGAGGCCACTCGCCGCCTCCTTCGCAGGCTGGGGTACCGGGTCCGGGAATCCGAAGCGGGTTGCTGCGGATCGCTTTATGGCCACCAGGGATTCCTCGACGAGGCCCAGTCCTGTCTGGCCCAGACCTTCTCTGCGATGCCCGACGACCTGCCGATCGTCGTCAACTCCGCGGGTTGCGGCAACTTCCTGAAGGACCATGAAGCCGCGTTTTCCGATGCGAAGAGGGTCGTCGATCTCTCCGAGTTCCTTGCGAGCGAGGGTTTGGCTGCGGCGTTGGCCGGATCGCCAGGGTTCGACGAGGTTGTAACCTACCACGACGCGTGCCACCTCGCGCACGGGCAGCGAATTCGAAGCCAGCCGCGCGACCTTCTGTCGGCGATCCCCAACGTGAAGTACGTCGAACTTGCCGAAGCGGATATGTGTTGCGGGAGCGCAGGGATTTACAATTTGACCGAGCCTTCGACTGCCCGTGAACTGCTCGAACGCAAGTGGCAGAACGTCGAACGGACGGGGGCTCGTTGGGTGGTGCTCGCCAACCCAGGGTGCCACGCTTGGATCGACCAGGTGACCCGCGAGCATGGCGGCCACGTCCGCGTGCTGCACATTGCCGAGGCTCTGGAAGCATCGTTTTCGGGACTGGCGGGGCTTGGCGGGTGA
- a CDS encoding DNA helicase PcrA yields MPTTQSIPLNEEQRRAVEHEGGPLLVFAGAGSGKTRVIAARIARLVAGGVYADRILAVTFTNKAAREMSERVESLTGASVRPMWIGTFHSICSRMLRRDADKLGLSRDFVIYDDSDQLSLIREIFKSKNLDEKSINPRVILREISNAKERLESPDAMAGRVAGFIERIAVDVYRSYSERLQKSNAMDFDDLIYWAVRLLEQRADVREQYQSRFQHVLVDEYQDVNLSQYRFVQLMAEKSRNLVVVGDDDQSIYRWRGADVKLILSFKADWPDATIIKLQQNYRSTKTILRAANEVIRNNRSRAHKELWTENTEGAHIHLIEAGTELDEAMAVAETILQDTSTGRRKYGEFAVLYRTNAQSRVLEEALLTLRIPHVLIGGQRFYERKEIKDAVAYLRLVLNSQDDVSFRRVINVPTRGIGATSIQAIEQFAAANSISLLEACATEEFLQQLSSRARNPIGAFSKAILEARHLSESGGVTQVLKSLLQASGYLSSLREDRSPDAQSRLENLQELLNVTTQYDASADEPTLSGFLESVALVSDADSIGEGGEAVTLMTLHTAKGLEFPVVFITGLEEGVFPHSRSMQDDAELEEERRLCYVGMTRAQQELYLLRAHRRSVYGQPQFNRPSRFLEEIPRELIRVMGGSRPAPEGLSTVYQERSGRYGVIEPRVAASPPPRTALRSPDWKPPFDVGQTVRHAKFGVGVVVACVPIKGDTEVTVAFPGVIGVKKLVQGLAKLEPT; encoded by the coding sequence ATGCCCACGACCCAATCCATTCCTCTGAACGAAGAACAGCGGCGAGCTGTCGAACATGAAGGCGGCCCGCTGCTCGTGTTTGCGGGCGCGGGCTCAGGCAAGACCCGTGTGATCGCGGCGCGGATCGCTCGATTGGTCGCGGGCGGAGTGTATGCGGATAGGATTCTTGCGGTAACTTTTACAAACAAAGCTGCCCGCGAGATGTCGGAGCGAGTGGAGAGCCTAACCGGCGCGTCGGTACGCCCGATGTGGATCGGCACCTTTCATTCGATCTGCAGCCGGATGCTTCGAAGAGACGCCGATAAACTTGGACTTTCTCGCGACTTCGTGATTTACGACGACTCCGACCAACTGAGCCTCATTCGTGAGATATTTAAGTCCAAGAATCTCGACGAAAAATCAATCAATCCTCGCGTCATCCTCCGAGAGATTAGCAACGCCAAGGAGCGGCTCGAAAGTCCGGACGCGATGGCCGGGCGGGTCGCAGGTTTCATCGAGCGCATTGCGGTAGATGTGTATAGGTCATATTCGGAAAGACTTCAGAAATCTAACGCCATGGATTTCGACGACCTGATCTACTGGGCTGTTCGGCTCCTCGAACAACGCGCCGACGTACGGGAGCAGTATCAGAGCAGGTTTCAGCACGTTCTCGTGGACGAGTACCAGGACGTCAATCTTTCTCAATACCGATTTGTACAACTCATGGCCGAAAAGAGTCGCAATTTAGTCGTCGTTGGGGATGACGACCAAAGCATTTATCGGTGGCGCGGCGCCGACGTCAAGCTCATCCTCAGCTTCAAAGCCGACTGGCCCGACGCGACGATCATCAAGCTCCAGCAGAACTACCGATCGACCAAGACCATTTTGCGGGCCGCAAACGAGGTCATCCGAAACAACCGGTCGAGGGCGCACAAGGAACTCTGGACCGAGAACACCGAGGGCGCGCACATCCACCTCATCGAAGCCGGAACCGAACTCGACGAGGCGATGGCCGTCGCCGAAACCATCCTGCAGGACACCTCGACGGGTCGAAGAAAATACGGCGAGTTCGCCGTGCTTTACCGAACGAACGCGCAGAGCCGGGTGCTGGAAGAAGCCCTTCTGACGCTGCGGATTCCGCATGTGCTGATCGGCGGGCAGAGGTTTTATGAGCGGAAAGAGATCAAGGACGCGGTGGCGTACTTGCGCCTGGTGCTCAACTCTCAGGACGACGTTTCGTTTCGGCGGGTGATCAACGTTCCCACGAGGGGGATCGGGGCTACCAGCATCCAAGCGATCGAGCAATTCGCCGCTGCCAATTCGATTTCGCTCCTCGAAGCCTGCGCCACCGAGGAGTTCCTCCAACAGCTTTCGTCCCGCGCCCGAAACCCCATCGGCGCGTTTTCAAAAGCGATTCTCGAAGCCCGGCACCTCTCGGAATCCGGCGGCGTCACGCAGGTGTTGAAATCCCTTCTTCAGGCAAGCGGGTACCTATCCTCGCTTCGCGAAGACCGCTCGCCCGACGCCCAATCGCGATTGGAGAACCTCCAGGAGTTGCTCAACGTCACCACGCAGTACGACGCCTCAGCGGACGAGCCGACGCTCTCCGGGTTCCTCGAAAGCGTTGCGTTGGTGTCGGACGCTGATTCTATCGGCGAAGGCGGGGAGGCTGTCACGCTGATGACCCTCCACACGGCGAAAGGCCTGGAGTTTCCGGTCGTGTTCATCACGGGGTTGGAAGAGGGTGTGTTCCCGCATTCGAGGTCGATGCAAGATGACGCGGAGCTCGAAGAGGAGCGAAGGCTCTGCTATGTGGGCATGACCCGCGCGCAACAGGAACTCTATTTGTTGAGGGCACACCGGCGAAGCGTGTATGGACAGCCTCAGTTCAACCGTCCCTCGCGATTTCTTGAGGAAATTCCGCGAGAACTTATACGCGTCATGGGTGGATCGCGTCCCGCGCCCGAGGGGCTCTCCACGGTTTATCAGGAGCGCTCGGGCCGATATGGCGTGATCGAGCCTCGGGTCGCAGCCTCGCCGCCCCCGCGCACGGCCCTGCGCTCGCCGGACTGGAAACCGCCTTTCGACGTCGGGCAGACGGTGCGCCATGCGAAGTTTGGCGTCGGGGTCGTGGTGGCTTGCGTGCCGATCAAGGGAGACACCGAAGTGACCGTCGCGTTTCCGGGTGTCATTGGAGTCAAGAAACTGGTGCAAGGCCTTGCGAAGCTCGAACCTACTTAG
- a CDS encoding GTP cyclohydrolase, translating to MKDAISKAREPLADIQSSKDERKIDIDKVGVRGIQYPIQVLDRANEVQHTIGNFTLTVDLPHEFRGTHMSRFLEVLNANRKEVSVQSIPKILEGLRSRLNAERAHLDVTFPFFIAKAAPVTGKVGSMVYTCGFSAESNGDYDLEMLVIAPVTTLCPCSKEISARGAHNQRGYVTLKCRSQDHIWLEELIELIEDAASCDLYPILKRPDEKWVTEKAYDNPRFVEDMVREIALRLDSDTRIVSYEIEVENHESIHAHNAYAYLKRDRKG from the coding sequence ATGAAGGACGCTATTTCGAAGGCGCGAGAGCCCCTTGCTGACATCCAAAGCTCTAAAGACGAGCGCAAAATCGACATCGACAAGGTCGGCGTCAGGGGCATTCAGTACCCGATCCAAGTGCTCGACCGGGCCAACGAAGTGCAGCACACAATCGGCAACTTCACGCTCACGGTCGATTTGCCTCACGAGTTCCGTGGGACTCACATGAGCCGGTTTCTCGAAGTCCTGAACGCGAATCGCAAAGAGGTGAGCGTCCAGAGCATCCCCAAAATTCTGGAGGGGCTTCGTTCCCGCCTCAACGCGGAGCGAGCCCACCTCGACGTGACGTTTCCGTTCTTCATCGCAAAAGCGGCGCCGGTCACCGGGAAGGTGGGCTCGATGGTCTACACGTGCGGCTTTTCGGCGGAATCGAACGGCGATTATGACCTCGAAATGCTGGTGATCGCCCCGGTTACTACCCTCTGCCCGTGCAGCAAGGAAATCAGCGCGCGTGGGGCTCACAACCAGCGCGGGTACGTGACGCTGAAGTGCCGCTCGCAAGACCATATCTGGCTCGAAGAACTGATCGAATTGATCGAGGACGCGGCTTCCTGCGACCTGTACCCGATTCTGAAGCGCCCGGATGAGAAGTGGGTCACTGAGAAGGCGTACGACAATCCGCGATTCGTGGAGGATATGGTGCGGGAGATCGCGCTCAGGCTCGACTCGGACACCCGGATCGTCAGCTACGAGATCGAGGTCGAGAACCACGAATCCATCCACGCGCACAACGCCTACGCGTACCTGAAGCGAGATCGCAAGGGATAG
- a CDS encoding DEAD/DEAH box helicase → MERRTLAERVAGIPMFERKAQVIRIRARQAEFAETQEALPGIVAENLRKRGIERLFTHQAQAIDAVRSGKDVVVVTGTNSGKTICFAVPLLERCLAEPTARALLLYPTKALARDQLQRLESLGEGSGLRVGVYDGDTPKSERAAIRKAASVLITNPDMLHIGILPNHENWARFLRNLRTIVLDEMHVYRGVFGSHVASVLRRLLRLCKAAGSQPQVIGASATIGNPAQLFAQLTGKEGHVVAGDGSPSGERSYFFWAPQLGDEESFPSPNRSTSAALVQMVQAGLRALAFCRSRNSVELVLRYARVAARRRGVDPDLIDSYRAGYRPEDRREIERAIFEGRLLGLASTNALELGVDIGGLDVVLMNGYPGSRSAFWQQTGRAGRGTEEGASVLLARNDPLDLYFARHPRILMESPPEPVSVSVDNPVILEQQLRCAVYERPMTLDEVEAFSSSASWAIGSLAESGDIEMSAGRYYYKSFDPPAPKVDIRAVGSDSVRILLDNDEVGESEYWRALKTLHKGAVHIHRGVPYLVDELNLDRREATLTHLRAEFYTEPQVEVQIQPLVKVQERVWGSLSAELSSLRVTERVTGYKRLALDGDTVLGYEALDLPPVSFDTLGIWVHLPPVEGEDAPEYLGSLHGLEHALVVTAPYIAECDRGDLGSAWYGLFPHSMKAALFVYDNVPGGIGLSERLIDSLEPWREMASELVTSCDCETGCPACLLISNCISRNNMIDKPGAILLLGKLRADRRPVSQ, encoded by the coding sequence ATGGAGCGTCGAACGCTGGCCGAACGTGTTGCCGGCATTCCGATGTTCGAGCGCAAGGCCCAGGTGATTCGAATCCGCGCAAGGCAAGCTGAGTTTGCGGAGACGCAGGAAGCGCTCCCTGGAATCGTGGCGGAAAACCTCCGCAAACGCGGCATCGAGAGGCTCTTCACCCACCAGGCTCAAGCGATCGACGCCGTGAGGTCGGGGAAAGACGTCGTCGTCGTCACGGGAACCAATAGCGGGAAGACGATTTGCTTTGCAGTGCCCCTCCTGGAGCGTTGCCTCGCCGAACCCACGGCTCGCGCGCTGCTGCTCTATCCCACGAAGGCCCTTGCGCGCGATCAGCTTCAAAGGCTGGAGTCGTTGGGGGAGGGATCGGGGCTTCGTGTGGGCGTTTACGACGGCGACACACCCAAGTCCGAGCGGGCAGCCATCCGAAAAGCCGCTTCGGTGCTGATCACCAACCCGGACATGCTGCACATAGGAATCCTTCCCAATCACGAGAACTGGGCCAGATTCCTTCGCAACTTGCGAACGATCGTTCTCGATGAGATGCACGTGTACCGCGGAGTGTTCGGGTCTCATGTCGCTAGCGTCCTGCGACGACTCTTGCGCCTTTGCAAAGCGGCAGGGTCTCAACCTCAGGTGATCGGCGCTTCGGCCACGATCGGGAATCCGGCCCAGCTCTTCGCCCAACTCACGGGGAAGGAGGGACACGTGGTCGCGGGCGACGGGTCGCCGAGCGGCGAGCGAAGCTACTTCTTCTGGGCCCCTCAACTCGGCGACGAGGAGTCCTTTCCCAGCCCGAACCGCTCGACTTCGGCGGCTCTGGTTCAGATGGTACAGGCAGGGCTTCGGGCGCTTGCGTTTTGCCGGTCGAGGAATTCGGTGGAGCTTGTTTTGCGCTACGCCCGCGTTGCCGCCCGAAGGCGAGGGGTCGACCCGGACCTGATCGACAGCTATCGCGCGGGGTATCGGCCGGAGGACCGAAGGGAGATCGAGCGCGCCATTTTCGAGGGCCGCCTTCTGGGTCTCGCGAGTACGAACGCCCTTGAACTCGGCGTGGACATCGGCGGGTTGGACGTCGTGCTGATGAATGGGTACCCCGGCTCCCGCTCCGCCTTTTGGCAGCAAACCGGCCGCGCGGGACGCGGGACCGAGGAAGGCGCGTCGGTGCTGCTGGCCCGGAACGACCCCCTGGACCTCTACTTCGCCCGGCACCCGCGAATCCTGATGGAATCGCCTCCTGAGCCCGTGTCGGTCAGCGTCGATAACCCGGTGATTCTCGAACAGCAGCTTCGATGCGCGGTGTACGAGCGCCCGATGACCCTCGACGAGGTTGAGGCGTTTTCCTCTTCGGCTTCCTGGGCGATAGGTTCTCTTGCCGAAAGCGGTGATATCGAGATGAGCGCCGGGAGGTACTACTACAAATCGTTCGATCCCCCTGCGCCGAAGGTCGATATCCGCGCGGTGGGTTCAGATTCCGTGCGGATTCTTCTCGATAACGACGAGGTGGGCGAGAGCGAGTATTGGCGTGCGCTCAAAACCCTCCACAAGGGCGCGGTCCACATTCATAGAGGCGTGCCTTACCTCGTAGACGAGTTGAACCTCGACCGGCGCGAAGCGACTCTCACCCACTTGCGGGCCGAATTCTATACAGAACCTCAAGTCGAGGTTCAGATTCAGCCATTGGTGAAAGTGCAGGAGCGGGTCTGGGGCAGTCTCTCTGCCGAACTCAGTAGCTTGCGAGTCACGGAGCGGGTGACCGGCTATAAGCGCCTGGCGCTCGACGGGGATACGGTGCTGGGGTACGAAGCCCTCGACCTTCCGCCGGTGAGCTTCGACACGCTGGGAATCTGGGTCCACCTACCGCCGGTCGAAGGTGAAGACGCGCCGGAATACCTCGGCTCCCTTCATGGTCTCGAGCACGCGCTGGTCGTCACCGCCCCCTACATCGCCGAGTGCGATCGGGGCGATCTCGGGAGCGCGTGGTACGGGCTGTTCCCTCACTCCATGAAAGCGGCTCTCTTCGTGTACGACAACGTTCCCGGCGGCATCGGCCTGAGCGAACGACTGATCGATTCCCTCGAGCCTTGGCGCGAAATGGCGAGCGAGTTGGTGACGTCGTGCGACTGCGAAACCGGCTGCCCCGCTTGCCTTCTCATCTCGAATTGCATCTCTCGCAACAATATGATCGACAAACCCGGCGCGATCTTGCTGCTGGGGAAGCTTCGGGCGGATCGCCGGCCCGTGTCCCAATGA
- a CDS encoding FAD-binding oxidoreductase, with translation MGSERIGSDALALDLGRILPSSQVLSGQAARRAYDCDAYTIDRSPPACVVLPRTTDDVQRVVQYCLRREVPFTPRGAGTGLSGGALPAQGGVVISTKKMTAILEVDVGNRRLHAQAGAVNKRISDAVAKHGLHFAPDPSSQTVATLGGNIAENSGGPHTLKYGVTSQHVLALTLIDPAGERLELGNLAPGAPGYDWVGLIVGSEGTLGIVTEAWVKLTPLPPFVQTALAAYDDLRAATKTVADLIAAGVIPAALEMMDHGILHALNAAFGLAYPEGSRALLLIECDGPRQRVEQEFRVVRTICEQNSALELRIARDEAERQSLWTARKKGIGAMGRLAPSIVTHDGVIPRSKLPDMLDFVYEVAKEHEIGVANLFHAGDGNLHPCFYFDDRDPGQVDRAIRAGEKIIRRCIELGGSISGEHGVGVEKVDLFAEMFDEPSIRLQADAKAVFNGGTSCNPCKILPNQRGCTEHRKRWRGAAW, from the coding sequence GTGGGCTCTGAACGCATCGGCTCGGACGCGCTTGCGCTGGATTTAGGCAGGATTCTGCCCTCAAGCCAGGTGCTTTCGGGTCAGGCCGCTCGAAGGGCGTATGACTGCGACGCCTACACGATCGACCGCTCGCCGCCCGCCTGCGTGGTGCTTCCCCGCACGACGGACGATGTGCAAAGGGTGGTTCAGTATTGCCTTCGCAGGGAGGTTCCGTTTACGCCCAGAGGAGCAGGCACCGGCCTCAGTGGCGGAGCGCTGCCGGCCCAGGGCGGCGTCGTAATTTCCACGAAGAAAATGACGGCGATTTTGGAGGTCGACGTCGGCAATCGCAGGCTCCATGCGCAAGCTGGCGCGGTGAACAAGCGAATCTCCGATGCGGTCGCCAAGCACGGCCTGCACTTTGCGCCCGACCCGTCGAGTCAAACCGTCGCAACGCTGGGCGGCAACATCGCAGAGAACTCGGGGGGCCCGCATACGCTCAAGTACGGCGTGACCTCGCAGCACGTCCTCGCTCTGACGCTCATCGACCCTGCGGGCGAGAGGCTCGAACTCGGCAACCTCGCGCCAGGCGCGCCGGGGTACGACTGGGTGGGGTTGATCGTAGGTTCGGAGGGGACACTCGGGATCGTCACTGAGGCTTGGGTGAAGCTGACGCCGCTCCCTCCTTTCGTGCAAACCGCCCTCGCGGCCTACGACGACCTTCGAGCCGCCACGAAGACCGTCGCCGACCTCATTGCGGCGGGCGTGATCCCGGCTGCATTGGAGATGATGGACCACGGCATCCTCCACGCTCTCAACGCGGCGTTCGGACTTGCCTACCCCGAAGGCTCACGCGCCCTGCTTCTGATCGAATGCGATGGGCCACGGCAGCGCGTGGAGCAGGAGTTTAGGGTGGTGCGAACGATTTGCGAACAAAACTCCGCGCTCGAACTCCGCATCGCCCGTGATGAAGCCGAGCGTCAAAGCCTCTGGACCGCTCGCAAAAAGGGAATCGGCGCGATGGGCCGACTCGCCCCAAGCATTGTGACCCACGACGGCGTGATTCCGAGATCGAAGCTCCCAGACATGCTCGACTTCGTGTACGAGGTCGCGAAGGAGCACGAAATCGGCGTCGCCAACCTCTTTCATGCGGGCGATGGAAATCTGCATCCCTGCTTCTACTTCGACGATCGCGACCCGGGCCAAGTCGACCGGGCGATCCGAGCGGGGGAGAAGATCATTCGACGCTGCATCGAACTCGGCGGAAGCATAAGCGGAGAGCACGGCGTCGGCGTCGAGAAAGTTGATCTTTTCGCTGAAATGTTCGATGAACCGAGCATCCGTCTTCAGGCCGACGCCAAGGCCGTTTTCAACGGTGGGACAAGCTGCAACCCGTGCAAGATTCTTCCCAACCAGCGGGGATGCACCGAGCACCGCAAGCGATGGCGGGGCGCGGCGTGGTGA
- a CDS encoding Sec-independent protein secretion pathway component TatC — MPLKIASKRKNKRGSSADPEEYRMTLSEHISELRDRIVRTFVVIAVGWTVGWFIQPYLYDSLNHLVNVAVADYRKTHADFQYSEPFKSATEAFFLKFRLSFMIGLGIALPYIVLQIWGFVSPGLKAEERRPIRRLAPLSVLLFALGVTLCWLVLPTTLRWFLSFFEDFPGTALYQEPGTMVFFMFKLMLAFGVGFQLPLVVYIAGRIGLIGPDTLIHYWRHAIAFVVITSAILTPTGDAFTLLMMAIPMTLLLAISVAAVKLTVKRSDWAPELDELD; from the coding sequence ATGCCCCTCAAGATCGCCTCCAAGCGAAAGAACAAGCGGGGCTCCTCTGCTGATCCAGAGGAGTACCGCATGACTCTGAGCGAACACATCTCCGAACTGCGAGATCGAATCGTCCGCACATTCGTCGTCATCGCGGTCGGGTGGACGGTCGGCTGGTTCATTCAGCCCTACCTTTACGACTCCCTCAACCACCTAGTCAACGTCGCGGTCGCCGATTACCGCAAGACGCACGCCGATTTCCAATACTCCGAGCCGTTCAAGAGCGCGACAGAGGCGTTCTTTCTGAAGTTTCGACTCTCGTTCATGATCGGCCTGGGGATCGCCCTGCCCTACATCGTCCTGCAGATATGGGGGTTCGTTTCGCCCGGACTCAAGGCCGAGGAACGGCGTCCGATTCGCCGGCTCGCGCCCCTGAGCGTTCTGCTGTTTGCCTTGGGCGTAACGCTCTGCTGGCTGGTGCTTCCCACGACGCTCAGGTGGTTTCTCAGCTTTTTCGAGGATTTCCCCGGCACCGCGCTGTACCAAGAGCCGGGGACGATGGTCTTCTTCATGTTCAAGTTGATGCTGGCGTTCGGCGTGGGATTCCAACTTCCGCTTGTGGTCTATATCGCCGGACGAATCGGGTTGATTGGGCCCGACACGTTGATTCATTACTGGAGGCACGCGATCGCGTTCGTCGTGATCACGAGCGCAATCCTCACCCCGACGGGCGATGCGTTCACGCTCCTCATGATGGCGATCCCGATGACCCTCCTCCTGGCGATCAGCGTGGCGGCGGTCAAGCTGACCGTGAAGCGTTCGGACTGGGCGCCAGAACTCGATGAGTTGGACTAG